The Chelonia mydas isolate rCheMyd1 chromosome 28, rCheMyd1.pri.v2, whole genome shotgun sequence region CTGCGGTTTCCCAGGTCAGGCATCGACCTGGGTTCAGTCACTTTGTGCCCTGCTTTATGCCTGTTTCCATTCCCActtcttttgtctgtcttctctgctATGGAGGCACCACGTCACAAAAATTAAGGTAAGTTTTGCACTTAAAGTTGGGATCCATCCTTTTTTATTACATATGCAACATACAGTTATGTCCTGCCTAAAATTCCAGCCCTTATTCTTCGAGCGTGCAGTGAAGTGATTTTCAGGCAAGTCTGTTAATTAGTTTAGGAGTTGACAATTAATTAAAACAGTGTCCTTTAAGAAATGTAGCAGTCTGTCTCAGACCCCCTTTTGTGTGTCCCTAATGATCtcttagggcacatctacactggcagTGTTACAGAGAGCGCTGAAgagaaaccgctgttgtgtgttcacactgtcagctgcctgcgcaataaggtgttcacacttgcggtgATATTCGGAGAGGTGCACTCTGGGCAGATATCCCATAGAGCgtctgctgtagctcacgaaagcttatgctcaaataaattggttagtctctaaggtgccacaagtcctccttttcttcctcttctgctgctaagagttgtgggaaggcagagggggtcgcGGGACATCCtgagtcctgtcccaatgccccgtgatgcattgcttcgcgtcccagcaatccctgtgcttccgtccgcgtttggcgccatctttcaacggtttgtgtacggCTCATGCTGTCTCtgtcgggctgcaggaatggatcccgcactgctgaccaggatgctgctcgctctgaccaacacgtcacgagtggcagtggagttattccttcaactccaaaggcaagaggagtgcgacatcgATCTCGCCACGTGTAGTAGCTATGACAGGAgaatgcttgtggcattcacggaggtgctgaccaccgtggaacgccgcttttgggctcgggaaacaagcactgagtggtgggatcacatcgtgatacACGTTTGGGATAACGACCAGCGGTTGCAGAATTTTCACAGGAGGAaaaccacattcatgggactgtgtgacgagctcgccccagccctgcggtgcaaggacacgagccTGAGCGCTGCCCTGGTGCTGGAGAAGCGCGtcgtgattgcactgtggaatctggctactccagactgctaccgatgggtcgctaaccagttcagagtgggaaagtcgaccgttggagttgtgttgatgcaagtgtgcagggccattaatggcaacctgctccaaaagaccgtgactctgggcaacgtgcgtgacgtcgtggatggctttgcacaagtgggcttccctaactgcggaggggcgatagatggcacgcacactccaattctggcaccagacccccctagccaccgagtacattaatcacaaggggtacttctcaatggttctccaggcacttgtggatcaccgtgggcatttcacagacattaatgcaggccGGTCCGGAAAGGggcatgacacacgcatcttttggaacactggcctgttcaggaagctggaactttcttcccggaccagaagatcaccgtaggggaagtcaaaacgCCCACTCTGATCCtcggagaccccgcttaccctttaatgccgtggctcatgaaaccctacacagggagccttgacagcagcaaggagcagttcaacaacgggctgagcaagtgcagaatgactgttgagcgtgcttttggccgtttaaaagctcgctggcgatgactgtatgggaagctggacctggccaacaACAATATTCCTAcgcttatagccgcgtgctgtacgctccataatatttgtgaagggaagggtgaaagcttcactcagggctggaccgcagaggctcagcgcctggaggctgagtttgaacagccagagaccaggggtattagaggggcgcagtgtggggccataaggatcaaggatgccttgaggcaacaatttgaagctgaaagccactgtGATATGcatgggagtgcagtgcttgtaatgctaggaggggattatgattggtgcagacgatgcaatatgaaggtttaagaaaatcacctgttgctttgcagggctctggttgctttcaattaatggactaaagattgctttcaaaccaacacaatccttttattaaaaaacaaccggaggagagagaccaacaaaaaaaaaacaacacatcagcactgaggggggatgggggaagggagggggtggggtcccgggaccgttaaagatttgtgtatgtccaggtatcatatccagccttctcctttggagtacaatgcagtggaTACTGTAAtacagcagggccaaactgcagcgGGATGGGTGTTGAATGCACTGGGTCCTGGGcgtccgcagggctggactgggACGGGGCAGGAGTGGACTGCGGTGGGTACAGACCgcagccaggaggttgataagagtgtgttggcggtgtctggggggcacatgggaaggaattttgcgacagcggctgcaggggagggcaggtgcggagctgctcggtttgcagagCGAGTAGCTCCTGGAGCacgtctgcttggcgctccataacctttaagagccgctccgtggctCCGTTCTGGTGTGCcgtgttctcctttcggtccctcttcttgctgtccggccactccttcaattcctgttttttgGCTGCAGAGTGCGTCGTGACTTCACgaagaaagtcctccttagttcttcgtggccgctttctaattctgtgcaccCGTTCAGccggcgataacaaagagggaggctgggctcccaaggtcagcTCTGCGAACCCAAAACGCAACATTtaacagaagcagtattgtttgccaCACAGACCACTGGTTCAgtgctttaaaatacagccactattcacatacctgtcactaactggctgaccccaggcaagcacacatgagccacgagacccccaaaatggtgagtaaccgcaGGGGCGGGGGAAATCACTGTTCCAGgactgtactgtacactgggcatgtggctttTCGGGAGAgccagcttggggggggggcacttataatgattactgtccccacattttccacaggctatgTTCATTATggcagatatctcactgctgagggtgagcagggaatcaagggagggtcttctccaagcctgagGCTTCCACCCTAGCCCTTATGCAGCTCGCCCGTGTGCAGCAATGGTTTCCactcccaaccctcccacccGGTGACGGCAGAGTGGCccgggaaagttacccttaatggggcaagaaacaaagcagctctgccaaagaacctgcagcagtggaTTGCCCCGTGTCTCcgtgagagtttcctggagatcgctgaggcagattcccgtgaagtgagggagtcagtcaacaccctgttccaccgctcagactaggcatgcggtGGTACGTGCGTCATACAGACAcaacctgctttctgcaacccttctgcacccaacaacttgcttcagcgattcccaaaatcaaatccacttaccaggggcctcctctcctgtttgcgcttcaccaagCTCCGACATCTTTGCCTAGCTAGgctcctccggggtagagaagagctcctggctgcctgcatccctgacctccgagtcatcctctgcctctgggtccccctccacatcctcgtccaagatttcctcctcctggctcggtccactcttgactggcacgcgagccaccgaagtatccacaggggccttcgcagtggaggtggggtccccaccaagtatcgcgtccagctctttgtagaaccggcagctcgtgggcgcagcagtAGGCATTTGTGGCAGGCGTttcgcagctccttcactttgaccctgcactgcctTGTGTCCTGGTCacggcccctttctgtcatgcatcatgaaatctgtccacaCATATCACAATTCTgacggctggagcacagctgggactgggcagcctcctctccccaaatgctgatgaagtccagccgctcggcattgctccaagctggGGATCGCCCAGTGCACGGAGCAGgcgtggccacctggaaagatgagctaagaccactgcatgcatcacccgAGAAAACAGGaacatgccagtgtagacaaggccgtaGCAACAGAATAACACTGACTCTTCCCATATCGTTAAAACGGGTGGAAATCATCTGCATAGGCTACCTTTGAAGACATTGTTTAAGGATTATCGGTCACTTCGACTGTCATTTGGACTGTAAactttttgaggcagggactaACTCTTAGGTGTTTGTATACAGCCCAACGCAACGGGACCGGGATCTCAGTCAGGGGTCTGTACCGCGCCCTGCACAATCGGGAACCCGATCTCAGTTGGGGGCTCCATAGTTGGTACTGTATTACCAATAAAAATCATCTTCTGGGCTGGAGCATACCCATATGCACCCCAAAAAACTCCAGAAAACTCTTTTGAATGGCACCTTTTCTGCCAATCTTTCCTGCCTCCTCCGCCACACACAAACCAGAGATCCAAAAAGCCCTCACTTAAGGTGCTCGGCATCACAACGCGAACGATCTTCAGcaaaagggggaggggcggggagcagggaggagatggtggaatctttGCCCACACAAATGATAGAAAGCGATTACCATATGTATAACTTCACATTGTTAATCGTGGGGGCCCGGTAGGTGCTAACGCGATTATTGCACCAACTGATGAGTGGGACTGTGGGGGAGATGGTTTGGGTAAGGGACgtcttggggggtgggagggctggagagagaaagcagcaaagagtGGAGAAGAATTGAGGGCCTGAGTGAAGGTCTGTTGCACAGATCAGCCTTAGCTTCTGCATCACTTCTCAGGGGACTGACAGCTATGCAGGTACATAAGGTATTATTTTTAATGATGCCTGCCAGAAATAAATTTTATGCAAgctcagagagcagcaggaggccaGTAATTGGCATGCATGATAACAtgagtaatatttttaaagagaagggAATCTGGGGGCGGGGATGGGTGGGGAATAGCTCTTCAACTAGCCACAAAAATTTTGAACAGTGACTGTTTCATCGTCCTGGTAACAATAAACAGGAAAGggtaaaaacatttttgtcaaGGGAGCTGGTGCCCCCAATGGGTGTTCTCCCACAACTTGGAGaaaatgagccagattctgagctcagttccatggatgtaaatccagagtgactccactgaagtcagcaggggtTGCTCTGGATTGACACCAGCGTAAACACGATTAGACACTGGCCCAGTTcggatctcagttggggtctgtgGGGCTGCAATTGAAATGAAGGCCCACAAGGCGCTACCATGATGCAAATAATCATATATTGAAGCAGGTGTCTAAGGAGCGCTCCAGTCAGGTAAGTAATCCATTACTGCACTCAAAAGGGGTCAGAGCCCATGGAGCCGTGAGCAAATTAGGTTTGCAAAAAGCTTTACCAATCAGGATCAATTCTATTTGCATGTCCCTATTTTCACACGGCATGTTAGTTCCACCGGAGTTGAGCAAATCATTAAAAACACCCTCATGCCTGTGTGAAAACGTACCAGCAGGGGTGAGGCTTCCCTGTATTCTTCCATCCAGTGCGGGCTGCAAGATAAATACATCTTGTTTCAGCTGCGCATTAGCTGTTTCTTCATGGTTCCTAAAAGATGTTCGTTAGCAACTCGAAGAGAAAATACATTCGTTAGCCACCGGCACACGATAGCAAACATAACCGGAGGGTTTGGATAAAAGCGGCCACTCAAATCTTGGCATATGCTTTTCCAACACCCACTGCGATTCATTCCATCGTCTGTGTAACTCAGGGGTGTCCAGACGTTGCAAAACCAACAACACACCACCCGGTGCTTAATTTGCATTGAATTTGCATAACTCCTAGGCCATTATGCTAATGACACCGAACCTGGGAACAAACGGGAGAAGCATGAATATACATGGCTTATAGGGAACAATAATCAAGGGATGGAGCGACTGAAAGCTGTTTGGAGCAGAGAcggtctttttcttctgtgtttgcacagcacccagcacaccTGTCCGTGGCTTGGGCTCTTCGGCACCCCTGTGACACACCTAATAGATaacacattttcctgtttgtcaTTGTTTCTAATACGACAACAACGAAATGCACCAGCCCAAGTCAGGGCCCCACTGGGCTGGGCGCTGTACGTACATGTAGccagaggcagtccctgccctagaAAGATTACAGTCTGTGTGGGCAACAGAGAAGGgtagagaggggaaactgaggcacagcgagtaGTAGTCATTTACCACAGGCAATGGTACAGCTAGGGCAGAACCCAGGCCGGGTTGATGGCAGTGGGAAATGTGGGACAACTACACGGGGAAACCAAGCTCAGGGGACTCCCCCAAAAATCATCTGTGTAACTAAAGTGAAATGGGACGGGGGCTCACATTTCTCTCTACAGGCCTGAGCATAGCCACTTGCCAGCACGGTCTCTCCCAGCTACAGTCTCCATTCCCCGGGGTGGAGATGGTGCTTATAAAAACGAGCCCCCAGAGGCTTACATTGAAGAGGGCTGCGTCGTTTCAAAACCACCCAGCCGGGAAGCTATAGTTAGAATCCACCCAGGCGCTGCTGTATCATAGCGAGGTACAGGCATGAAAAGGGTTATGTAACGGGGTCAAATACGTGTGGATTCGCGCTAGCACCAGAATATAACACCGCTGAGCGGAGGGATGGAAAATGTTGTCCGATGCGTAGGaagcacaaccttccctaccttGGCCGCCGGCTGAGCCCGCTCCAGAATTCATCAGTGTTGTAACACGGGCCTTGCTGATGGGTGGGAAGCTCCATGGTGTTAGATTCTGGTTTATATCTGCTTACCATCTTGGACTGCCTGAAAGCGAGCCAGCGAGCAAGCATGTAAACAGGCAGAAATAAACAGAACAGTGGTTCGAagctatttatcattgtgggccagataTGCGGCCCACAAAGCGAAGaaccacagtgcccccccccaaacccctgccccacagaccccTATGCCCAGTGAACTCCGCCCAGAGACGCCaacacagagtggggccagaagcAGAGACCTGGGCGTGGGGCAGGAACCCCAACCCTGGATCCCGCAGTGCGGGGCCGGGGAGGCAGCCAGGACCCAGACCCCAAACCCCACTGTGTGCACGCCGCAATCTGAGAACCAGTGAAATAGAAGCTAACAGGGGAAGAGACTGGGagtatattttaaaggaaaaactctcaatatatttaaaaagaaaaggaggacttgtggcaccttagagactaacaaatttatttgagcataagctttcgtgagctacagctcacttcatcggatgcatccacgcatccgatgaagtgagctgtagctcatgaaagcttatgctcaaataaattgattagtctctaaggtgccacaagtcctccttttctttttgcgattacagactaacacggctgctactctgaaccctgtcaatatatttaaagaaatccAAAATAACTCCTTACCTGCGTTACTCATCAAGGGCCTGATTAGATGGATGGATCCATCCATCAATCCCCATAACCTCTGTTGAGCCATccccatatctatctatctattcctaTCCATCCACCCCATGCAAACCCCTCTGACTAGCCTCCTCCATTCATACCTATCTATCC contains the following coding sequences:
- the LOC119564630 gene encoding histone-lysine N-methyltransferase 2B-like, which encodes MSELGEAQTGEEAPELTLGAQPPSLLSPAERVHRIRKRPRRTKEDFLREVTTHSAAKKQELKEWPDSKKRDRKENTAHQNGATERLLKVMERQADVLQELLALQTEQLRTCPPLQPLSQNSFPCAPQTPPTHSYQPPGCGLYPPQSTPAPSQSSPADAQDPVHSTPIPLQFGPAVLQYPLHCTPKEKAGYDTWTYTNL